The genomic stretch AAATGCATGATGTCTGTCTGCATAAACTCTGCGGAACGGGCATACCAATAGCCTTCCTTGATAGAAGCTGCAGACTGCATGATTCCTATAGGCAGAAGACTTATGGTTACCATGACCAGCAGTCCAATATTGGTCAGCCAGAAAGCCCAGCCAATTAGTTTGTCATTCCATTGACGGTCAGGATATAACCCTCTCAATACAAACATCATCAGCCCGATACCTAAAATTCCATACACTCCAAACAGAGCTGCGTGGCCATGTACTGCTGTAGTATTTAACCCCTGAATGTAATATAAAGCAATGGGAGGATTGATTGCAAATCCGAAAATTCCTGCACCCAGAAAGTTCCAAAAGCACATAGCAATGAAACAGTAGATGGGCCATTTGTAAGCCTGGATCCATTGGGTAGATTTACTGAGCTGATAATTTTGATAAGCTTCATAACCAATCAATACAAGAGGTACAATTTCCAATGCACTGAAAGTAGCTCCCAACGCGAGTACAGCAGTAGGAGTGGCGCTGAAATACAAATGATGAAATGTCCCCAAAATACCTCCCGCAAGGAAAATAATTGTGGAAAACAGTACAGCATTGGTAGCAGATTTTAACTTTAATAATCCTAATCTGGTAAACAGGAAAGCAGCTACTACAGTTGCAAAAACTTCAAAGAACCCTTCTACCCAAAGGTGAACTACCCACCATCTCCAATATTCTGCAATAGCCATGTGGGTTTGTCTCCCATACATCAAACCGGCACCATAGAATAGGGCAATAGCCACAGATGAAAGCGTGAATAAAAGTAATAAATGACGGTCGCCATCTTTGCGTTTTAAAGCAGGAAGAAGTGCTCTTACCATTAAAATTAACCAAAGAATGAGCCCAACAAGCAATAAGATCTGCCAGATCCTTCCCAATTCTACATATTCATATCCCTGATGTCCCCACAGAAAATTGTCTACCAGTCCCAGTTTTTGCATCACCCCTAACCATTGCCCGGTCAAAGATCCCAACACAACAATTAATAAGGCTCCAAATAATACATTAACCCCTAGCTTTTGATACTTTGGCTCATATCTTGAAACGGCCGGGGCTATATACAATCCTGTAGCCAGCCATGACGTAGCAATCCAGAATATAGCCAACTGCACATGCCAGCTTCTGGAAACCGATTGCGGAAGAAACTCATCTAACGGAATCCCGTAAAATCCGCTTCCTTCAACACCATAATGAGCAGTAATGACTCCGGCAAGCATCTGAACCAGGATCAGCAAAGCGACTACCCAGATATATTTCAAAGTCGCTTTCATAGAAGGAGTGGGGGTCATGTTCCGAAGTGGATCTTCAAGAGGAAGAACCTCACTGATTTCTTCTTCTTTATTTCTTGCATGATAAAATACCAAAATACCTACGGAGGCCAGCAGCAGCAAGATACTGAACCCAGACCATAAATGAAGAGAAGGAGGCGGAACATTTCCTACAGATTCATCGTGTGGCCAGTTGTTGGTATAGGTTACATTATCTCCGGGTCTTTCAGTGATACAAACCCAGGTGCTCCATGCAAAAAAGGCACTCATTTTAGACATTCGAGCTGTATCTTTGATCGTATTCTTTGGAATAGCGTACTGATCACGCAGTTTTGCCATAGAAGGATCATTCATGAATAATTTTGAGTAGTATTGGGATAACTGTTCCTGTACTTTTGCCCTCTCCGGAGAGAAAACAATCTCGTTTTTACCTTCATCAAAAGTATTGGTACGGAGT from Chryseobacterium indologenes encodes the following:
- a CDS encoding nitric-oxide reductase large subunit, coding for MTPKKLWIWLAVVMIASFAVLIFYGSEIYRKIPPIPEKVVSTDGTILTTGQDIKDGQNVWQSIGGQTVGSIWGHGAYIAPDWTADYLHRESVLLLDELAKKDGKIYKELPDDEQARYQVLLKKELRTNTFDEGKNEIVFSPERAKVQEQLSQYYSKLFMNDPSMAKLRDQYAIPKNTIKDTARMSKMSAFFAWSTWVCITERPGDNVTYTNNWPHDESVGNVPPPSLHLWSGFSILLLLASVGILVFYHARNKEEEISEVLPLEDPLRNMTPTPSMKATLKYIWVVALLILVQMLAGVITAHYGVEGSGFYGIPLDEFLPQSVSRSWHVQLAIFWIATSWLATGLYIAPAVSRYEPKYQKLGVNVLFGALLIVVLGSLTGQWLGVMQKLGLVDNFLWGHQGYEYVELGRIWQILLLVGLILWLILMVRALLPALKRKDGDRHLLLLFTLSSVAIALFYGAGLMYGRQTHMAIAEYWRWWVVHLWVEGFFEVFATVVAAFLFTRLGLLKLKSATNAVLFSTIIFLAGGILGTFHHLYFSATPTAVLALGATFSALEIVPLVLIGYEAYQNYQLSKSTQWIQAYKWPIYCFIAMCFWNFLGAGIFGFAINPPIALYYIQGLNTTAVHGHAALFGVYGILGIGLMMFVLRGLYPDRQWNDKLIGWAFWLTNIGLLVMVTISLLPIGIMQSAASIKEGYWYARSAEFMQTDIMHFLRWMRVPGDILLAAGELLLVIFIIGLKFGWSLKEKR